A DNA window from Christiangramia salexigens contains the following coding sequences:
- a CDS encoding 1,4-dihydroxy-2-naphthoyl-CoA synthase, protein MAKIDWKTVKEYDDITYKKADGVARIAFNRPEVRNAFRPKTTSELLDAFHDAHEDTSIGVVLLSAEGPSAKDGKWAFCSGGDQKARGHQGYVGEDGYHRLNILEVQRMIRFMPKAVICVVPGWAVGGGHSLHVVCDLTLASKEHAIFKQTDADVTSFDAGYGSAYLAKMVGQKKAREIFFLGRNYSAQDAYEMGMVNAVIPHDELEDTAYEWAQEILAKSPTSIKMLKFAMNLTDDGMVGQQVFAGEATRLAYMTEEAKEGRNAFLEKRKPNFEKKWIP, encoded by the coding sequence ATGGCCAAAATTGACTGGAAAACCGTAAAGGAATATGACGATATAACCTATAAAAAAGCTGATGGTGTGGCAAGAATTGCTTTTAACCGTCCGGAAGTACGTAATGCTTTCAGACCTAAGACAACATCAGAGCTTTTAGATGCTTTTCATGATGCTCACGAGGATACTTCAATAGGAGTAGTTTTACTCTCGGCAGAAGGCCCTTCAGCTAAGGATGGAAAATGGGCATTTTGCAGTGGAGGAGATCAAAAGGCGCGTGGTCACCAGGGATATGTTGGTGAGGACGGTTATCATAGATTGAATATTCTTGAAGTTCAGAGGATGATAAGGTTCATGCCAAAGGCAGTAATCTGTGTGGTGCCTGGATGGGCAGTAGGTGGAGGACATAGTCTTCACGTGGTATGCGATCTCACTCTGGCAAGTAAAGAACATGCGATCTTCAAGCAAACTGATGCCGATGTGACCAGTTTTGATGCCGGCTATGGTTCGGCTTATCTGGCTAAAATGGTTGGACAGAAAAAAGCAAGGGAGATATTCTTTTTAGGAAGGAATTACTCTGCACAGGATGCATACGAAATGGGGATGGTCAATGCGGTGATACCACATGACGAACTAGAAGATACTGCTTATGAGTGGGCTCAGGAAATTCTTGCAAAATCACCAACTTCGATTAAAATGCTGAAATTTGCCATGAACCTTACCGATGACGGAATGGTGGGGCAGCAGGTCTTTGCAGGAGAAGCGACCCGTTTAGCTTATATGACAGAGGAAGCCAAAGAAGGTAGAAATGCATTTCTGGAAAAAAGGAAACCAAATTTTGAGAAAAAATGGATCCCTTAA
- a CDS encoding DUF2059 domain-containing protein — protein MKKLLFSVMLLSIGFNSYAQEAMTIEEKAVQLIELTAGQSFEVMTEPLVNMIPEENREAFKKELKESRHKLYSQMAVIYTENYTETEIDKILAFYDTPVGKKIVATTPDLMKKGMELGQAWGMELQPLIAKYSK, from the coding sequence ATGAAAAAACTATTATTTTCCGTAATGTTGCTTTCCATTGGTTTTAATTCCTATGCTCAGGAAGCAATGACTATCGAGGAGAAAGCGGTGCAGTTGATCGAATTAACGGCCGGGCAGTCTTTTGAGGTAATGACAGAGCCGCTTGTGAATATGATTCCGGAGGAAAACCGCGAAGCTTTTAAAAAGGAACTTAAGGAAAGCAGACACAAGCTTTACAGCCAGATGGCAGTTATCTATACAGAAAATTATACAGAGACTGAGATCGACAAGATCCTTGCTTTTTATGATACACCAGTGGGGAAAAAGATCGTTGCTACTACGCCAGACCTAATGAAGAAAGGCATGGAGTTGGGCCAGGCATGGGGAATGGAATTACAGCCTCTTATTGCAAAATATTCTAAATAA
- a CDS encoding DUF2853 family protein: MSKLDEKVGQYLGDLKSKIGEENPDVDLLRKIASSLGPSIYNRDAETVSSSSEDELNTVKKNFIEKKLGVEEESKANEALNQVLEKYGKSNRNKYRVVVYYLLTKHFNKESLFK; encoded by the coding sequence AAATTAGATGAAAAAGTTGGACAATATCTGGGTGATTTAAAATCTAAAATAGGCGAAGAGAACCCAGATGTAGATCTGTTAAGAAAGATCGCCTCTTCCTTGGGGCCAAGTATTTATAATCGCGATGCAGAAACCGTTTCTTCTTCCAGTGAAGATGAATTAAACACCGTTAAGAAGAATTTCATTGAAAAGAAACTTGGGGTAGAAGAAGAGTCTAAGGCTAATGAAGCGCTTAATCAGGTCTTGGAGAAATATGGGAAGTCCAATCGCAATAAATACAGAGTAGTGGTTTACTATCTTCTCACCAAGCACTTTAATAAAGAAAGTCTTTTTAAATAA
- a CDS encoding alpha-ketoacid dehydrogenase subunit alpha/beta, whose amino-acid sequence MQSDTQTENSISFDEFKSQVINDYKTAVTSRECSLLGRREVLTGKAKFGIFGDGKEVPQLAMAKAFKNGDFRSGYYRDQTFMMAIGELTPEQFFAGLYADSNIENEPMSAGRQMGGHFMTHSLDENGEWKNLMEQKNSSSDISPTAGQMPRLLGLAQASKIYRNVDGIQADKFSNSGNEVAWGTIGNASTSEGHFWETINAAGVLQVPMVINVWDDEYGISVHAKHQTTKENISEILKGFQRNEENDGYEIFVVNGWNYPELVDTYQKASELARKEHCPVLIHVIELTQPQGHSTSGSHERYKSEERLNWEKEHDCNLKFREWIIENDFATSEQLEDLEKQIKKEIRTAKQNAWSAYLKPTLIKKKEFLKVLEDAASSSSNSTFINNIKSELAENKEPLKKDLVTAARKSLRYLIGEDSPAKDALINWLDTYSVQTTSDYSSHLYKEENTLTEVLPTYSEDAEEVDARIVLRDNFDKIFDQRPETLIFGEDSGEIGDVNQGLEGLQKKYGKFRVSDAGIREATILGQGLGMAMRGLRPIAEIQYLDYLMYCLQTMSDDLSTLHYRTKGKQKAPLIVRTRGHRLEGIWHSGSQMGGILNLLRGMYVLVPRNMTKAAGFYNHLLDLDTPALVIECLNGYRLKEKLPNNLGELKTPIGVTETVREGKDITLVSYGSTLRIVEDVAKELLEVDIDAEVIDVQSLLPFDLNHDIVKSVAKTNRLLVIDEDVPGGASAYILQKILDEQNAYRFLDSKPQTLTAKEHRPAYGTDGDYFSKPSAEDIFEKVYAVMHEADPKKYPKLR is encoded by the coding sequence ATGCAAAGCGATACACAAACTGAAAATTCAATTTCTTTTGATGAGTTTAAGTCTCAGGTTATAAACGACTATAAAACGGCTGTTACAAGCAGAGAATGTAGTTTATTAGGTCGTAGAGAAGTTCTCACTGGGAAAGCTAAATTTGGAATTTTTGGCGATGGAAAGGAAGTGCCTCAACTGGCAATGGCGAAGGCTTTTAAAAATGGTGATTTTAGATCCGGTTACTACCGAGATCAGACTTTTATGATGGCCATTGGTGAACTAACTCCTGAACAATTCTTTGCCGGTCTCTATGCCGATTCTAATATAGAAAATGAACCTATGTCTGCCGGAAGACAGATGGGAGGTCATTTTATGACGCATAGTCTTGATGAAAACGGTGAATGGAAAAATCTGATGGAGCAAAAAAATTCCAGTTCAGACATCTCTCCTACCGCAGGGCAAATGCCAAGATTGTTAGGATTAGCACAGGCTTCAAAAATTTATAGAAATGTAGATGGGATACAGGCAGACAAATTTTCCAATTCGGGAAATGAAGTTGCCTGGGGAACAATTGGAAATGCAAGTACAAGTGAAGGTCATTTTTGGGAAACCATAAATGCTGCAGGAGTACTTCAGGTTCCTATGGTAATTAACGTTTGGGATGATGAGTATGGAATTTCGGTTCATGCAAAGCATCAAACCACCAAAGAGAATATTTCTGAAATCCTGAAAGGTTTCCAGAGAAATGAAGAGAACGATGGTTATGAGATCTTTGTGGTAAATGGATGGAATTATCCTGAGCTGGTAGATACTTACCAGAAAGCTTCTGAACTTGCAAGAAAAGAACATTGCCCGGTACTAATTCATGTAATAGAACTTACCCAACCTCAGGGGCATTCTACTTCGGGTTCACATGAGAGATATAAAAGTGAAGAGAGATTAAACTGGGAGAAAGAGCATGATTGCAACCTGAAATTCAGGGAATGGATCATTGAAAATGATTTTGCCACCAGCGAGCAATTGGAAGATCTTGAAAAACAAATTAAGAAAGAAATTAGAACGGCTAAACAGAATGCATGGAGTGCATATCTAAAGCCAACTCTAATCAAGAAAAAAGAATTCCTCAAGGTACTTGAGGATGCTGCTTCAAGTAGCAGTAATTCAACTTTTATCAATAATATAAAATCGGAGCTTGCAGAAAATAAGGAGCCTCTTAAAAAAGATCTTGTAACTGCCGCACGTAAAAGCCTTAGATATCTTATAGGAGAAGATTCTCCTGCTAAGGATGCGCTTATTAACTGGCTTGACACTTATAGCGTACAAACCACTTCAGATTACAGTTCTCACCTTTATAAAGAGGAGAATACGCTTACTGAAGTTCTTCCAACCTATAGCGAGGATGCAGAAGAAGTTGATGCAAGAATTGTACTTCGTGACAATTTTGATAAAATCTTTGACCAGCGCCCGGAAACTTTGATCTTCGGAGAGGATTCAGGTGAAATTGGAGATGTGAACCAGGGTCTTGAAGGCCTACAGAAGAAATACGGAAAATTTAGAGTTTCAGATGCCGGGATACGTGAAGCAACTATTCTTGGTCAGGGACTGGGAATGGCAATGAGAGGTTTAAGACCAATTGCCGAAATTCAATATCTGGACTATTTGATGTACTGTCTGCAGACCATGAGTGATGACCTCTCTACCCTGCACTACAGAACCAAAGGCAAGCAAAAGGCTCCATTAATTGTTAGAACCCGTGGTCACAGACTGGAAGGTATATGGCACAGTGGATCTCAAATGGGCGGAATATTGAACCTATTAAGAGGAATGTATGTTCTGGTTCCAAGAAATATGACCAAGGCGGCAGGATTTTATAATCACCTGCTTGACCTTGATACCCCTGCGTTAGTTATTGAGTGCTTAAATGGTTACCGATTAAAAGAGAAGTTACCTAATAACTTAGGTGAGCTTAAAACTCCAATTGGCGTTACAGAAACTGTACGTGAAGGAAAAGATATAACTCTGGTTTCCTATGGGTCTACATTAAGAATTGTAGAGGATGTAGCTAAGGAGTTGCTTGAAGTAGATATAGATGCTGAAGTTATTGATGTTCAATCCTTATTGCCGTTTGACCTTAATCACGATATCGTGAAAAGTGTGGCGAAGACAAATCGTTTACTTGTAATAGATGAAGACGTACCTGGTGGTGCTTCGGCATACATACTTCAAAAGATCCTTGATGAGCAAAACGCTTACAGATTCCTTGATAGTAAACCACAAACCTTAACAGCGAAAGAGCACAGACCAGCTTATGGAACTGATGGAGATTATTTCTCTAAGCCTTCAGCTGAAGATATTTTTGAAAAAGTGTATGCAGTTATGCATGAAGCAGATCCCAAAAAATATCCAAAATTGAGATAG
- a CDS encoding CvfB family protein has protein sequence MIQLGEFHDLIMIRATDHGIYLENEAGEEVLLPNKYVPEDWKEGEKLNVFVYLDHDERPVATTLKPKIKLDQFAKLTCVEVNKFGAFMDWGLEKHLFVPFKEQVVPMQTGESYLVFCYLDLETERLTASSKVHAFLDNSELTVEPFEKVDLLVSNQTDLGYNVIINQLHLGLIYHDEVFKPMNLGDAMQGYIKKIREDNKLDITLQRPGYRSIEPNAQKILDALKAAGGFIDVSDKSDPEEIKSRLHMSKKSFKKAAGSLYKQRLINIGEEGIELKS, from the coding sequence ATGATCCAATTAGGAGAATTCCATGATTTAATAATGATTCGGGCAACCGATCACGGTATTTATCTTGAAAATGAGGCAGGAGAAGAGGTTCTGTTGCCGAACAAATATGTTCCTGAAGATTGGAAGGAAGGTGAGAAATTAAATGTTTTTGTTTACCTGGATCATGATGAAAGACCGGTAGCTACTACTTTAAAGCCCAAAATTAAACTCGATCAATTCGCGAAACTTACTTGTGTTGAGGTCAATAAATTTGGGGCTTTTATGGACTGGGGGCTTGAGAAGCACCTATTTGTACCATTTAAAGAGCAGGTTGTGCCGATGCAAACCGGAGAAAGCTATCTGGTTTTTTGTTATCTCGATCTTGAAACAGAAAGACTTACGGCTTCTTCTAAAGTTCACGCGTTTTTGGATAATAGTGAATTGACCGTTGAACCTTTTGAAAAAGTGGACCTTTTGGTATCCAATCAAACCGACCTTGGTTATAATGTTATTATCAATCAATTACACCTTGGTTTGATCTATCATGATGAAGTATTCAAGCCTATGAATTTGGGAGATGCTATGCAAGGCTATATTAAGAAGATCAGAGAGGATAATAAATTGGATATTACTTTACAGCGACCGGGATATAGAAGTATAGAACCAAATGCTCAAAAAATACTGGATGCATTGAAGGCTGCAGGCGGATTTATCGATGTTTCCGATAAGTCGGATCCCGAAGAGATCAAGTCCAGACTTCATATGAGTAAAAAGAGCTTCAAAAAGGCTGCAGGAAGTCTTTATAAACAAAGGCTTATTAATATTGGCGAAGAGGGTATTGAATTAAAGTCTTAG